One window of Oreochromis niloticus isolate F11D_XX linkage group LG23, O_niloticus_UMD_NMBU, whole genome shotgun sequence genomic DNA carries:
- the LOC100703507 gene encoding unconventional myosin-IXb isoform X2, protein MSVRDGAANMATTAGGGGGGGGQASPVDQDGRSYTLQIYPRLAAYPSTCCNLKVQKDATAASVISDATTALGLDPRRLYVLAEVKECGGEEWVLEAGDLPVQRFLLWPRKAQEQHPQSLGFYFLLQERNRDGSIRYVHLPMLSKEQEAQRLAARGFLPPPQDDFADLCNLPVLSEDSILNNLRTRFHKKKIYTYAGSILIAINPFKFLPIYNPKYVKMYENHQLGKLEPHIFAIADVAYYAMLRKKVNQCIVISGESGSGKTQSTNFLIHCLTALSQKGYASGVERTILGAGPVLEAFGNAKTAHNNNSSRFGKFIQVNYLESGVVRGAVVEKYLLEKSRLVSREKNERNYHVFYYLLLGASEEERKEFKLLPPEDYFYLKQQNFKIEDEEDLRHDFERLQQAMEMVGFLPATKKQIFSVLSAILYLGNVTYTKKATGRDEGLDVGPPEVLATLSDLLKVKEELLVEALTKRKTVTVNDKLILPYRHSEAITARDSMAKSLYSALFDWIVLRINHALLNKKDMEESVPCLSIGVLDIFGFEDFETNSFEQFCINYANEQLQYYFNHHIFNLEQEEYQAEGITWHNIDYIDNVGCIHLISKKPTGLLYLLDEESNFPHATDETLLAKFKQQHQCNKYFVPTPVMEPAFVIQHFAGKVKYHIKDFREKNTDHMRPDIVALLRSSDRAYVRQLIGMDPVAMFRWGILRATIRGLAAFNEAGRTWAAKTAGVIRPVTRTPLGELQRSNTSIERMYKRASMLDFYFDHSEERPLEAFEDIFASFDSKKNMHAEIISSIKNLQLDGEDPRKLLQSWGRLRFPRHVLQKNKGIKIRQPIPKSLLDSRSLKFIVSLTLQDRTTKSLLHLHKKKKPPSISAQFQTSLTKLLETLNRAEPFFIRCIRSNAEKKEMHLDEALVLQQLRYTGMLETVRIRRSGYGAKYTFQEFMEQFRVLLPKNATACKEDISALLEKKMGLDPTTYQIGKTKVFLKELERQQLQDVLHKDVMRKIIFLQRWVRAHLQRKEFLELRQAAVTIQRSWRRYRREEQRRRAATLIQAVWRGHRQRSENAKQRRGATKIQALVRGHSARRRCHSIREEKRKKEEEEEEARRRAAEEERRRREEEEEARRKAEEEEQRRRMEEEEAARRRAEEEEEAARKAKEQEQRLAEEPQTREDSDIELVTEEMLDKNLNAQGLEEEEQGEDVNRSSNSEEEHGKEEELEREEMHSEACGNQAEAGPQLDEEEEDLERQTLEESESKADLASDRLISNALTPTCPAEGEDKEASTTSTPPNAEQKRPQTSTVIRGLSTRSQEKREQRRQRGLEHSRRESERVASSSSTIKDPTTTPKSKNQEASKLKERSDSKELDQYTFVAWKVKEDKGAKKEAKSSPPSAGPVRPSSLPLAPTDSLPERNGLSENVGAVNLQRRSGAIKEKPEKWKGRRSNGELSENISLSPPQSREQTKKLNETSSSIDSLSPGSDASASIKELSPTDSSGDVSKGGSMRKRQQEAAGYQDSAHSVTSTPDRPSGFFSKIFKKGKDAQTPDNGELTFAQTLNEKPTAWEAPISGHAPRSQSGDRGSKAIGRNPSIKISRATRVSEQWNASLDREITNANELRHLDEFLGNQVNDFRSRGKTLSETENIFVTATMQFRENIKAMYSLPKPTIGYKGLMSGYQNKVMHLAGSKKKEEVQLVVNLFQSVLDGFIRGEMKKEEAEPAKPAKARKKRRKKDKSVESPLDHIFSNYQVNIMQSCDQCTSYIWGMEKAYMCSTCKMVCHKKCISKINTDCSTFCAKKNDDEFTGQHFGVRVCHLLNEKNPVPMVLEMMLEHVEMHGLYTEGIYRKSGSANRIKELHQKLDTDPNSACLEDYPIHTVTGLVKQWLRELPDPLMTFTHYNDFLHAVDLPEKQEQLHAIYKVLDELPTANYNTLERLVFHLVRVCKEEAHNRMSPNSLAIVFAPCILRCPDSADPLLSMKDVAKTTTCVEMLINEQIRRYNEKMEEIEQLEYAEALAVNQLKLKRQNTMHEKVSTDLSVVPENEPLDSDTEAEKNLMERIKSIKQEKEDLAYRLPEMEQPGSDQENLDSEASLSSESLLDEQQRSSAHSSEPEGRGAHQLRRSRPLCLPKPSDLTQRPKVPGGRISVSTLTPASSTSSLASCTSSTSETSNASFRHPLQRRNPIIPNTVKLPQGVCSQAATSSPPHSHAPPGSRAPAFSVKRREQPGRRKDSTQSLYLDGSECDLVLRFSSCPPSAASSSSSISTAAPTPQLQHSGTKVPNVHRRFSDPDIPYVDDEV, encoded by the exons ATGAGTGTCAGAGATGGCGCTGCCAACATGGCAACGACTGCAGGTGGGGGAGGCGGTGGAGGCGGGCAAGCTAGCCCTGTCGATCAGGATGGCCGCTCATACACGCTCCAGATCTATCCGAGGTTGGCTGCTTACCCATCCACCTGCTGCAACCTTAA AGTGCAGAAGGATGCAACGGCTGCCTCGGTGATCTCGGACGCCACTACGGCACTGGGGCTGGACCCCAGACGCCTGTATGTGCTGGCAGAGGTGAAGGAATGTGGTGGGGAAGAGTGGGTGCTGGAGGCCGGAGACCTGCCGGTACAGAGGTTCCTGCTGTGGCCTCGAAAAGCACAGGAGCAACACCCTCAGAGCCTTGGCTTTTACTTCTTACTACAG GAGAGGAATCGTGATGGTTCAATCCGTTATGTCCACCTCCCAATGTTGTCCAAGGAACAGGAGGCACAGCGGCTCGCTGCCAGGGGCTTCCTTCCCCCTCCCCAGGATGATTTTGCAGACCTCTGCAACCTCCCCGTCCTCAGTGAGGACAGCATATTAAACAACTTGCGCACACGGTTTCACAAGAAAAAGATCTATACCTATGCAGGGAGCATCCTCATCGCCATCAACCCCTTTAAGTTCCTGCCCATCTACAACCCTAAGTATGTCAAGATGTACGAGAACCACCAGCTGGGCAAACTGGAGCCTCATATTTTTGCTATCGCAGATGTGGCCTACTATGCCATGCTCAGGAAGAAGGTCAACCAATGCATTGTCATCTCTGGGGAGAGTGGCTCGGGCAAGACCCAAAGTACCAACTTCCTGATCCACTGTCTGACTGCTCTCAGCCAGAAGGGCTACGCCAGTGGGGTGGAGAGGACCATCCTGGGTGCTGGACCAGTTCTGGAG GCCTTTGGGAACGCTAAGACAGCCCACAACAACAACTCCAGCCGCTTTGGCAAATTCATCCAGGTTAATTATCTGGAGAGCGGCGTGGTCAGAGG GGCAGTGGTGGAGAAGTACCTCCTGGAGAAGTCTCGTCTGGTCTCTAGGGAGAAGAATGAGAG GAACTATCACGTGTTTTACTACCTGCTGCTGGGCGCTTCAGAGGAAGAACGAAAGGAGTTTAAATTGCTGCCGCCTGAAGACTATTTCTACCTCAAGCAG CAAAATTTTAAGATTGAAGATGAGGAAGATTTGCGTCACGATTTTGAACGGCTGCAGCAGGCGATGGAAATGGTCGGCTTCCTTCCCGCCACCAAGAAACA GATCTTTTCTGTGCTCTCCGCCATCCTGTACCTTGGCAACGTGACCTACACGAAGAAGGCAACGGGCCGAGATGAAGGCTTGGACGTGGGCCCACCAGAGGTCCTGGCAACCCTCTCTGACCTACTAAAG GTTAAAGAGGAGCTGCTGGTGGAGGCGCTGACTAAGAGGAAGACGGTGACGGTCAACGACAAGCTGATCCTCCCCTACAGACACTCTGAG GCGATTACAGCACGAGACTCTATGGCCAAATCTCTGTACAGCGCCTTATTTGACTGGATTGTCCTGCGCATCAATCACGCACTGCTCAATAAGAAAGACATGGAGGAGTCTGTTCCA TGCTTATCCATCGGTGTCCTGGACATTTTTGGCTTCGAGGACTTTGAGACCAACAGTTTCGAGCAGTTCTGCATCAACTATGCAAATGAGCAGCTGCAGTATTACTTCAACCATCACATCTTCAATCTGGAGCAG GAGGAGTACCAAGCAGAGGGCATCACCTGGCACAACATCGACTACATAGACAACGTGGGCTGCATCCATCTCATCAGCAAGAAACCCACAggcctgctctacctcctggaTGAGGAGAGCAA CTTTCCACATGCCACAGATGAGACATTATTAGCCAAATTCAAGCAGCAGCACCAGTGCAACAAATACTTTGTCCCCACGCCGGTCATGGAGCCCGCCTTCGTCATCCAGCACTTTGCTGGGAAAGTAAAATATCACATAAAG GATTTCCGGGAGAAGAACACAGACCACATGCGCCCGGACATTGTGGCGCTGCTGCGGAGCAGCGACAGAGCGTACGTGCGGCAGCTTATAGGCATGGACCCGGTGGCCATGTTTCGATGGGGCATCCTGAGAGCTACGATCAGGGGCCTCGCTGCTTTCAACGAGGCCGGTCGCACCTGGGCAGCAAAAACTGCAG GTGTTATCCGTCCAGTCACCAGAACTCCTTTAGGAGAGCTTCAGCGGTCCAATACCTCAATAGAAAGAATGTACAA ACGAGCTTCTATGCTCGATTTCTACTTTGATCACTCAGAGGAGCGCCCTCTAGAGGCCTTTGAAGACATCTTTGCTAGCTTTGACAGTAAGAA AAACATGCATGCAGAGATCATCAGCTCCATTAAGAACTTGCAGCTGGATGGTGAGGACCCTCGCAAACTGCTGCAGTCCTGGGGTCGCCTCCGCTTCCCGCGACACGTCCTTCA GAAAAACAAGGGCATCAAAATAAGGCAACCCATCCCAAAG AGTTTGCTGGATTCTCGATCTCTAAAGTTCATCGTGAGCCTGACGTTGCAGGATCGCACTACCAAGTCTCTGCTCCACCTgcacaagaagaagaagcctcCCAGCATCAGTGCCCAGTTCCAG ACTTCTCTGACCAAACTCTTAGAGACTCTAAACAGAGCCGAGCCTTTCTTCATTCGGTGTATCCGCTCCAATGCTGAGAAG AAGGAGATGCATCTGGATGAAGCCTTGGTGCTGCAGCAGCTGCGGTACACGGGTATGCTGGAGACCGTTCGCATCAGGAGGTCCGGCTACGGAGCCAAGTACACATTCCAG GAGTTCATGGAGCAGTTCAGAGTTTTGCTGCCAAAGAACGCCACTGCCTGCAAAGAGGACATCTCAGCGCTGCTTGAGAAGAAGATGGGCCTCGACCCGACCACATACCAGATAGGCAAAACAAAG GTGTTCTTGAAGGAGCTCGAGCGACAGCAGCTGCAGGATGTGCTGCACAAGGATGTAATGCGCAAGATCATCTTCCTTCAGCGCTGGGTCAGAgctcacctgcagaggaaagaGTTTCTAGAATTGAGGCAGGCGGCCGTCACGATCCAG CGTTCATGGCGTCGGTACCGCAGAGAGGAGCAAAGACGGCGAGCGGCCACTCTGATCCAGGCGGTGTGGAGAGGCCACAGGCAGAGATCAGAGAACGCCAAGCAAAGAAGAGGTGCTACCAAAATCCAGGCCCTGGTCAGAGGACACTCTGCACGCAGAAG GTGCCATTCAATCCGTGAGGAGAAAcggaagaaggaggaggaggaagaagaggctCGGAGGAGGGCCGCAGAAGAAGAGAGGAGGCGaagggaagaggaggaagaggcaagaagaaaagcagaagaagaggagCAAAGACGAAgaatggaagaagaagaagcagcgaGGAGAAGggcagaagaggaggaagaggcagCCAGGAAAGCAAAGGAGCAGGAGCAAAGACTTGCAGAGGAACCTCAAACGAGAGAGGACTCGGATATAGAGCTGGTCACTGAGGAGATGCTGGATAAAAACCTCAATGCACAGGGgttagaggaggaggagcagggtGAAGATGTTAATAGAAGTTCAAATTCAGAGGAAGAACATGGCAAAGAGGAAGAGCTGGAGCGTGAGGAAATGCATTCGGAAGCCTGCGGTAACCAAGCTGAGGCTGGACCCCAGctggatgaggaggaggaggatctgGAGAGACAAACACTAGAAGAGTCAGAGTCAAAAGCTGATCTGGCCTCTGATAGGCTCATCTCCAATGCACTTACACCCACATGTCCAGCTGAGGGCGAGGATAAAGAGGCTAGCACAACCTCCACACCTCCCAATGCTGAACAAAAGAGACCACAAACTTCGACTGTTATCAGGGGCCTGTCAACCAGGAGCCAGGAGAAGAGGGAGCAGAGGAGGCAAAGAGGGCTGGAACACAGCCGCAGAGAGTCCGAGCGAGTCGCCTCCTCTTCATCCACCATCAAGGATCCAACGACCACACCGAAGAGCAAAAACCAGGAGGCATCGAAGCTAAAGGAGCGCTCAGACAGCAAGGAGCTGGACCAGTACACCTTTGTGGCCTGGAAAGTGAAGGAAGACAAGGGAGCGAAGAAGGAGGCAAAAAGTTCTCCTCCATCAGCCGGTCCCGTCCGTCCGTCTTCATTACCTCTGGCGCCCACCGACTCTTTGCCGGAGAGAAATGGCCTCAGCGAGAATGTCGGCGCAGTAAATCTGCAGCGTCGGTCTGGGGCGATAAAGGAGAAGCCAGAAAAGTGGAAGGGGAGGAGGAGTAACGGGGAGCTCTCTGAGAACATCAGCCTTTCTCCACCTCAAAGCAGAGAACAGACCAAAAAGCT GAATGAAACGTCCTCATCGATCGACAGCTTGTCTCCGGGCTCTGATGCCAGCGCTTCCATCAAAGAG CTTTCCCCGACTGACAGCTCTGGTGATGTTTCAAAGGGAGGCTCCATGAGAAAGAGACAGCAGGAGGCTGCTGGGTACCAGGATTCAGCCCACTCAGTCACATCCACACCTGACAG GCCCAGCGGTTTCTTcagcaaaatctttaaaaaaggCAAAGATGCCCAGACTCCAGACAACGGAGAGCTGACCTTCGCTCAGACTCTCAACGAGAAGCCGACGGCATGGGAAG CCCCGATATCCGGACACGCGCCCCGATCTCAATCCGGTGACCGCGGCAGTAAAGCTATAGGCAGAAATCCCAGCATTAAAATCAGCCGAGCCACACGAGTCTCTGAACAGTGGAACGCCTCGCTGGATCGAGAAATCACCAACGCCAACGAGCTGCGGCACCTCGACGAGTTTCTGGGCAACCAG GTGAATGATTTCCGCTCCAGGGGCAAGACGCTGTCAGAGACAGAAAACATCTTTGTGACAGCCACCATGCAGTTCAGAGAGAATATCAAAGCCATGTATTCTCTTCCA AAACCCACCATCGGCTACAAAGGTCTAATGTCAGGCTACCAGAACAAAGTGATGCACCTGGCAGGGAGCAAAAAGAAGGAGGAAGTCCAACTGGTGGTGAACCTGTTCCAGTCGGTGCTGGATGGTTTCATCAGAGGAGAGATGAAGAAGGAGGAGGCTGAACCTGCaaag CCTGCCAAAgcgagaaagaagaggaggaagaaagacaAAAGT GTGGAGAGTCCCCTGGATCACATATTCAGTAACTATCAGGTCAACAttatgcagtcatgtgaccagtgTACTTCCTACATCTGGGGCATGGAGAAGGCCTACATGTGCAGCA CTTGTAAAATGGTGTGCCACAAGAAGTGCATCTCCAAGATAAACACCGACTGCTCCACCTTCTGTGCCAAAAAG AATGATGACGAGTTTACCGGGCAGCACTTCGGGGTGCGTGTGTGTCACCTGCTCAATGAAAAGAATCCGGTACCGATGGTGCTGGAAATGATGCTGGAGCACGTGGAGATGCACGGCCTCTACACGGAGGGCATCTATCGCAAATCGGGCTCTGCCAACCGAATAAAAGAGCTTCACCAGAAACTGGACACAG ACCCCAACTCGGCCTGCCTCGAAGACTATCCCATCCACACAGTGACAGGCTTGGTAAAGCAATGGCTGAGGGAACTGCCAGACCCACTGATGACCTTCACACATTACAATGACTTCCTGCATGCAGTCG ACCTGCCGGAGAAGCAGGAGCAGCTTCATGCCATCTATAAAGTGCTGGATGAGCTCCCGACTGCAAATTACAACACCTTGGAGAGGCTCGTCTTCCACCTCGTCAG GGTGTGCAAAGAAGAGGCTCACAACCGCATGTCTCCAAACTCACTGGCCATAGTGTTTGCACCGTGTATCCTCCGCTGCCCGGACAGCGCAGACCCACTGCTCAGCATGAAAGACGTTGCCAAGACAACCAC GTGTGTGGAGATGCTCATCAACGAGCAGATCCGGCGCTACAACGAGAAGATGGAGGAAATCGAGCAGCTGGAGTACGCCGAGGCTTTAGCCGTTAACCAGCTGAAGCTCAAGAGGCAGAACACG ATGCATGAGAAGGTCAGCACTGATCTGAGCGTGGTCCCCGAGAACGAGCCTCTGGATTCGGACACGGAGGCCGAGAAGAACCTGATGGAACGTATCAAGTCCATCAAGCAGGAGAA AGAGGATCTCGCCTATCGCCTGCCAGAGATGGAGCAGCCTGGTTCAGACCAGGAGAATTTGGACTCCGAAGCCTCGCTGAGCTCTGAGAGCCTCTTGGACGAGCAGCAGCGCTCCTCTGCTCACAGCTCAGAGCCTGAAG GACGAGGTGCTCATCAGCTGAGGAGATCCAGACCGCTTTGTCTTCCCAAACCTTCAGATCTGACCCAGAGGCCGAAAGTCCCCGGCGGACGCATCTCTGTGTCAACCCTCACCCCTGCTagctccacctcttctttggcCAGCTGCACTTCTTCAACTTCTGAAACCTCCAACGCCTCCTTCAGGCATCCGCTTCAGCGTCGCAACCCCATCATCCCAAACACAGTTAAACTCCCGCAGGGAGTCTGCTCCCAGGCGGCAACCTCGAGTCCGCCTCACTCTCACGCTCCTCCTGGAAGCCGAGCGCCCGCCTTCTCGGTCAAGAGACGAGAGCAGCCCGGCCGCCGTAAAGACAGCACCCAGTCCCTTTACCTCGACGGCTCAGAGTGCGACTTGGTGCTGCGTTTTTCTTCCTGTCCTCCTTCAGCcgcctcttcctcttcttccatcTCCACGGCTGCGCCCACTCCTCAGCTCCAGCACAGCGGCACGAAAGTCCCAAATGTCCACAGACGGTTTTCTGACCCAGACATCCCGTATGTGGATGATGAAGTCTGA